One window of the Pyxicephalus adspersus chromosome 5, UCB_Pads_2.0, whole genome shotgun sequence genome contains the following:
- the GGH gene encoding gamma-glutamyl hydrolase isoform X2 — translation MSENCCWKQSFVISLVTGIVAQETHFENLLPNGRSYIAASYVKTLESAGARVIPIRINLSNEEYVKIFSVINGILLPGGGVDLKTSEYARVSKIFYDLAIAANDRGDYFPIWGTCLGFEQLTVLTSGELLLTLTNTEDISLPLNFTESALNSKIFQKMPLPLYKSLATLPISANFHHWSLSMQNFTANEKLRKFYNVLSTNSDGILEFVSTMEAYEYPIYGVQWHPEKNPFEWRKTSDISHTAEAVDVAFYMARFFVSEARKSQHQYSEEVEIAYPLIYNYCPTYTGNISVFEQMYFF, via the exons GAATAGTGGCACAGGAGACCCACTTTGAAAACCTGCTGCCTAATGGCCGCTCATACATTGCTGCTTCCTATGTAAAGACTCTAGAATCAGCTGGAGCCAGAGTCATTCCTATAAG GATCAATCTGTCCAATGAAGAATATGTGAAGATCTTCAGTGTTATTAATGG GATTCTTCTACCTGGTGGTGGAGTTGACCTTAAAACTTCAGAATATGCCAGAGTGTCCAAGATATTTTATGACCTGGCCATTGCG GCCAATGATCGAGGTGACTATTTTCCCATCTGGGGAACATGTTTAGGATTTGAACAACTGACAGTCTTAACAAGTGGGGAACTCCTCTTAACACTGACTAATACAGAAGACATTTCACTTCCTCTAAACTTCACGGAAA GTGCATTAAACAGCAAAATATTCCAAAAGATGCCCCTGCCATTGTATAAATCTCTAGCAACCCTGCCCATATCTGCAAATTTCCATCACTGGAGTCTATCCATGCAG aattttACAGCAAATGAGAAATTAAGAAAGTTCTACAATGTTTTATCAACAAACTCTGATGGGATTTTGGAATTTGTATCTACTATGGAAG CATATGAGTACCCAATTTATGGAGTTCAGTGGCATCCCGAAAAGAATCCATTTGAATGGAGAAAAACCTCTGACATATCCCATACTGCTGAAGCTGTAGATGTAGCTTTTTACATGGCTCGCTTTTTTGTTAGTGAag CTAGAAAAAGTCAGCACCAGTACTCTGAGGAAGTTGAAATAGCATATCCATTAATATATAATTACTGCCCAACATACACTGGAAACATTTCTGTCTttgaacaaatgtattttttctaa